The following coding sequences lie in one Cyanobacterium sp. Dongsha4 genomic window:
- a CDS encoding N-acetylmuramoyl-L-alanine amidase: protein MSNNIFWKSFLITISLNLIAESSFAQSQSLKIVYPPVNHQTTAESIFIIGSAPSSGNVIINGKSINRSSLGYFAPSIPLKMGKNQITIRYGNEELNRVITRIDNQPDLKEVNNFSANLLNPQVDISKLPNEDVCFSAITPLGSNTTVKLNQDTLPLTPALNTVNLPSNASVLIDNNNPISTVGNSWQKVSGCLQFSNTVSNLNPIFVMDYQGKTLERKGEGKITILNPQELQVVEVIAEQGIARTGAGTNYSRLTPLPKGVRAKVTGKEGEWLRLDYGGWIKAEETRVLPTNSLPLSYIRSVTSKVKETQTEIIFPLESAVPLSIRQDDDSLTLSLYNIVAQTDTIRFDDNPIIKRLDWYQVTPTQIDYIFSFKSPQQWGYDVRYEGNNLILTINHRPNLKNAQSLNGASILLDPGHGGDESGALGATGYPEKDVNLIVSKLVAQELEKRGARVYLTRNDDSFVSLGDRAKMIKNINPTIAISIHYNALPDGGNAEKTKGISTFWYHPQAQDLAVYLHNYLTNQLNRESAGIFWNNLALTRPHQSPTVLLELGFMINPEEFEWITNSSAQKQLAFTLADGIQNWILSKNSW, encoded by the coding sequence ATGTCTAATAATATTTTTTGGAAAAGTTTTTTAATCACCATTAGCTTGAATTTAATTGCAGAATCTAGCTTTGCTCAATCTCAATCTTTAAAAATTGTTTATCCCCCTGTTAACCATCAAACAACAGCAGAATCCATTTTTATTATTGGCTCTGCTCCTTCTTCTGGTAACGTCATAATTAATGGTAAATCTATAAATCGCTCCTCTCTCGGTTATTTTGCTCCCAGTATTCCCCTAAAAATGGGCAAAAATCAAATTACAATTCGTTATGGAAATGAAGAATTAAATCGAGTAATTACAAGGATTGATAATCAACCTGACTTAAAAGAAGTTAACAACTTTTCCGCAAATTTATTAAATCCCCAAGTAGATATAAGTAAACTACCCAATGAAGATGTCTGCTTCTCTGCCATTACCCCCCTCGGCTCAAATACCACCGTAAAACTTAATCAGGATACTTTACCCCTAACTCCTGCTTTAAATACTGTTAATCTACCTAGTAACGCCTCAGTTTTGATTGACAACAATAACCCCATCTCCACGGTAGGCAATTCTTGGCAGAAAGTTTCTGGATGCCTTCAATTTAGTAATACTGTTTCCAACTTAAATCCGATTTTTGTTATGGATTATCAAGGTAAAACCTTAGAAAGAAAAGGAGAAGGTAAGATAACTATTCTTAATCCTCAAGAGTTACAAGTAGTGGAAGTGATTGCAGAGCAAGGTATTGCTAGGACTGGTGCTGGTACTAATTATTCAAGGTTAACACCTTTACCCAAAGGAGTCAGAGCGAAAGTAACAGGAAAAGAAGGGGAGTGGTTAAGACTTGATTATGGTGGCTGGATTAAGGCAGAAGAAACCAGAGTTTTGCCGACGAATAGCCTTCCCCTCAGTTATATTCGCAGTGTTACTTCTAAAGTAAAAGAGACTCAAACAGAGATAATTTTTCCCTTAGAAAGTGCAGTGCCTCTCAGCATTAGGCAAGATGATGATTCTTTAACCTTAAGTTTGTATAATATTGTTGCCCAAACTGATACTATTCGTTTTGATGATAACCCTATAATTAAGCGTCTCGACTGGTATCAAGTAACCCCTACTCAAATTGACTATATCTTTTCTTTTAAATCCCCTCAACAGTGGGGTTATGATGTACGCTATGAGGGTAATAACTTAATTTTGACCATCAATCATCGCCCTAACCTAAAAAATGCTCAGAGTTTGAATGGTGCTAGTATTTTACTAGATCCGGGTCATGGTGGAGATGAATCAGGGGCTTTAGGGGCGACAGGGTATCCTGAAAAAGATGTTAATTTAATCGTTTCTAAATTAGTGGCTCAAGAGTTAGAAAAAAGAGGGGCAAGGGTTTACTTAACGAGAAATGATGATAGTTTTGTTTCTCTGGGCGATCGCGCTAAAATGATTAAAAACATAAATCCGACTATCGCTATATCTATCCATTATAACGCCCTACCCGACGGAGGAAACGCTGAAAAAACTAAGGGAATCAGTACATTTTGGTATCATCCCCAAGCACAGGATTTAGCCGTTTACCTGCACAATTATTTAACGAATCAGCTAAATCGAGAATCGGCAGGAATTTTTTGGAATAATTTGGCTTTAACTCGTCCTCACCAATCCCCAACAGTATTATTAGAATTAGGTTTTATGATTAATCCAGAGGAGTTTGAATGGATTACTAACAGTTCTGCACAAAAACAGTTAGCATTTACTTTAGCCGATGGAATTCAAAATTGGATTTTAAGCAAAAATTCTTGGTAA
- a CDS encoding GDP-L-fucose synthase — protein sequence MLDLSTKRILVTGGAGFLGKQVVAELLNAGANPDNITVPRSRDCDLTVWENCQKAVANQDIVIHLAAHVGGIGLNREKPAELFYDNLMMGTQLIHAAYQAGVEKFTCVGTICAYPKFTPVPFKEEDIWNGYPEETNAPYGIAKKALLVQLEAYRNQYGFNGIYLLPVNLYGPEDNFDPRSSHVIPALIRKVHEAQKRGDRTLPVWGDGSPTREFLYSNDAARGIVMGTQMYDSSEPINLGTNFEISIKDLTELICELMEFDGELVWETDKPNGQPRRCLDTTKAKETFGFTAKMNLREGLKRTIEWYRENEE from the coding sequence ATGTTAGATTTAAGTACAAAAAGAATCCTTGTGACAGGCGGTGCGGGTTTTCTCGGTAAACAAGTGGTTGCCGAATTACTTAATGCAGGGGCAAATCCCGATAATATTACTGTACCTCGATCGCGCGATTGTGATTTAACGGTGTGGGAAAATTGTCAAAAAGCGGTTGCTAATCAAGATATTGTCATCCATTTAGCCGCCCATGTGGGTGGTATTGGTTTAAATCGGGAAAAACCTGCGGAATTGTTTTATGATAACTTGATGATGGGAACACAGTTGATTCATGCGGCCTATCAAGCAGGGGTAGAAAAATTTACTTGTGTCGGTACGATTTGTGCTTATCCTAAGTTTACTCCTGTACCCTTTAAAGAAGAAGACATCTGGAATGGCTACCCAGAGGAAACTAACGCGCCTTATGGTATTGCGAAAAAAGCCCTTTTAGTACAGTTGGAAGCCTACCGCAATCAGTATGGTTTTAATGGTATTTATCTTCTACCTGTTAATTTATATGGTCCTGAAGACAATTTCGATCCCCGTAGCTCTCATGTAATTCCTGCTCTAATTCGTAAAGTTCATGAAGCCCAAAAAAGAGGCGATCGCACCCTTCCTGTGTGGGGGGATGGAAGTCCTACCCGTGAGTTTTTATACTCCAATGATGCAGCAAGGGGGATTGTTATGGGTACACAGATGTACGATAGTAGCGAACCCATTAACCTCGGTACGAATTTTGAGATTTCCATTAAGGATTTAACGGAATTAATCTGTGAATTGATGGAATTTGACGGGGAATTAGTCTGGGAAACCGACAAACCCAATGGGCAACCCCGCCGTTGTTTAGATACCACTAAAGCGAAAGAAACCTTCGGTTTTACTGCTAAAATGAATCTCAGGGAAGGTTTAAAACGCACCATTGAATGGTATAGAGAAAATGAAGAATGA
- a CDS encoding DUF4114 domain-containing protein: protein MTIEYTPLADQLIAYLANDRLNTSGKSSSLNTSILLNADLFGTEGTIITANYGFEGYMGIPGMTGTDQASQDIAFANNVSWQDLGGNTTMNQRAYTSAISTDTVQSTYDVDIEKLDNIPVVFSFPLLPTTVNPTDFRVTRNDGVVVTPVIASFLPNAEYNERQTVVITGEFGNRGIPGTEGAIYPVSVSTVLDSTPLEMIGEDGLMSAVGITVDSQNPYVVGNGPKMVTAKLNRFSDLGEGAPLWLVTNQNNSGSDLYGDQALFRLRIYTSAGFSPDGIASILPTDYQKFFLVKAEDSSGNIIELVETGIYYEISGFGSIRVEGLADLSLAQPTYDNTYIEDHDNYYDIILSGDEEAINQIKTVELPSSGDYSVVYNPGGPGNNPSSNPEGPFTVPSTPHQVNVDNDINRVSNVSYVEVDGAVMRNPYTSQPIGENMGVAVKDLASGYEIYQYLDPDGKVFYASFSASTDLATDLTDELTSPTPINFIDARELTQGESFTVSGSYSREAAFNSEMGFYRILNESGAVLDPLTGTEINPTQAGYAEVALSESNRLSTSGSTLAAENFTTKSFAFSIFGGELYAPFLKVDLGDFGNGSEEIYFPFASANSDKLDHVTSFGANVIGFEDLNGGGDRDFDDIILRFSIT from the coding sequence ATGACCATTGAATATACCCCCCTAGCAGATCAACTTATCGCCTACCTCGCCAACGATAGGTTAAACACATCTGGGAAAAGTTCCTCACTTAATACCAGTATCTTGCTTAATGCGGATCTTTTTGGTACAGAAGGAACAATTATCACTGCCAATTATGGATTTGAGGGCTATATGGGAATACCCGGCATGACGGGAACAGATCAAGCATCTCAAGATATTGCCTTTGCGAATAACGTTTCTTGGCAAGATTTGGGGGGCAATACAACCATGAATCAACGGGCCTATACTTCCGCCATTAGCACTGATACAGTTCAATCAACTTATGACGTTGATATTGAAAAATTAGATAATATTCCCGTTGTTTTTAGTTTTCCTTTATTACCAACAACCGTTAATCCCACAGATTTTCGGGTCACTCGTAACGATGGTGTGGTGGTGACACCGGTTATTGCTTCTTTTTTGCCTAATGCAGAATATAATGAACGGCAAACAGTGGTAATTACGGGAGAATTTGGCAATAGGGGAATTCCCGGTACAGAGGGAGCAATTTATCCTGTATCCGTTTCTACGGTGTTAGACTCAACCCCATTAGAAATGATTGGTGAAGATGGTTTAATGAGTGCAGTAGGTATAACTGTTGATAGCCAAAATCCCTATGTTGTGGGTAATGGGCCTAAAATGGTTACGGCCAAGTTAAATCGTTTTAGTGATTTAGGAGAAGGTGCACCCCTTTGGCTAGTTACTAATCAAAATAATAGCGGTTCTGACTTGTATGGAGATCAAGCCCTTTTCCGTCTTCGTATTTATACCAGTGCTGGATTTTCCCCCGATGGTATTGCTAGTATTTTGCCAACGGATTATCAAAAATTTTTCTTGGTGAAAGCTGAAGATTCTTCAGGTAATATAATTGAGCTTGTAGAAACAGGGATTTATTATGAAATTTCTGGATTTGGTTCAATTCGAGTGGAAGGGTTAGCAGATTTATCTTTAGCACAACCCACTTATGATAATACGTACATTGAAGATCACGACAATTACTACGATATTATTCTTTCTGGGGATGAAGAAGCTATTAATCAAATCAAAACTGTTGAACTTCCTTCCTCTGGAGATTATTCTGTAGTTTACAATCCCGGTGGCCCCGGTAATAATCCAAGCAGTAATCCTGAAGGTCCTTTTACTGTTCCGAGTACACCCCATCAGGTCAATGTTGATAATGATATTAACCGTGTTTCCAATGTTTCTTATGTAGAAGTTGATGGAGCAGTTATGCGTAATCCCTATACAAGTCAACCCATTGGGGAAAACATGGGGGTGGCAGTCAAAGATTTAGCCTCTGGTTATGAAATTTATCAATATTTAGATCCTGATGGTAAAGTTTTTTATGCCTCATTTTCTGCCTCAACGGATTTAGCCACCGATTTGACAGATGAGCTAACATCTCCCACTCCCATTAATTTTATTGACGCTAGGGAGTTAACTCAAGGGGAATCTTTTACTGTTTCTGGTTCTTATAGTCGTGAAGCGGCTTTTAATAGTGAAATGGGGTTTTATCGCATTTTAAATGAATCTGGGGCAGTATTAGATCCTCTCACGGGTACAGAAATTAACCCAACACAAGCAGGTTACGCAGAGGTTGCTTTATCTGAATCAAACCGATTATCAACTTCAGGCTCAACTTTAGCTGCAGAAAATTTCACAACTAAAAGTTTTGCTTTTAGCATCTTTGGTGGTGAATTGTATGCACCATTTCTAAAAGTAGATTTGGGAGATTTTGGCAATGGGAGCGAAGAAATTTATTTTCCCTTTGCCAGTGCAAATTCGGACAAACTTGATCATGTCACCAGTTTCGGTGCTAACGTCATTGGCTTTGAGGATTTAAACGGAGGGGGAGATAGAGACTTTGATGATATTATTCTCCGTTTTAGTATCACTTAG
- a CDS encoding cell division protein SepF, giving the protein MSNFLGKLKDIIGGGQGDYQYYEEEIESMATQDLPPSDIEMNEVAIPQTEAPVTPPPSSSRRRPRDNRETSANKSSDVSASPSYLDSGSFSSSLPNNVIGMPGVNNIVNEVVVIEPHSFDEIPQVIQTLKEQRSVILNLNVMEAEEAQRAVDFVAGGTYAIDGHQERIGESIFLFTPRNVKVSTISGKSYQNGSTKIASEGLTKSFDALWNETSSTELPDSMAQ; this is encoded by the coding sequence GTGAGTAATTTTTTAGGCAAATTAAAAGATATTATTGGTGGAGGACAAGGCGATTACCAATACTATGAGGAGGAAATTGAAAGTATGGCTACTCAAGATTTACCCCCTTCTGATATTGAAATGAATGAGGTTGCTATACCTCAAACAGAAGCCCCAGTTACTCCACCTCCTTCTTCTTCTCGTCGTCGCCCTAGAGATAATAGGGAAACTTCTGCTAATAAATCCAGCGATGTTTCTGCTTCCCCTTCTTATCTTGACAGTGGCAGTTTTTCGAGCAGTTTACCCAACAACGTTATTGGAATGCCAGGAGTAAATAATATTGTGAATGAAGTAGTAGTAATTGAGCCTCATTCTTTTGATGAAATTCCCCAAGTAATTCAAACTTTAAAAGAGCAAAGATCTGTTATTCTTAACTTGAATGTAATGGAAGCAGAAGAAGCTCAAAGAGCGGTTGATTTTGTGGCGGGTGGCACTTATGCTATTGATGGTCATCAAGAGAGAATCGGTGAAAGTATTTTCCTTTTCACTCCCAGAAATGTCAAAGTTAGTACAATCTCTGGTAAGTCTTATCAAAATGGTAGTACCAAGATTGCCTCTGAAGGATTAACTAAATCTTTTGATGCTCTCTGGAATGAAACTTCCTCTACCGAGTTACCTGATTCTATGGCTCAATGA
- a CDS encoding bifunctional diguanylate cyclase/phosphodiesterase, with protein sequence MDSKNKEKQEKNYHSLTNLYESIYLTGNLDNINLNGETIDKPIALFRRDDFGLISGNHLFQEKFVTPKSKSHLQDYIKPYTIREILGFSQGNCFLVKPLTNHNYFSGELNSCYSYEFELYNLSISTVTWKSEKVIAVIFHPLSTHSIIDCATRLSQLSSLISNLPVVVYQCRNDKYWTMDYISKNCWDLTGYEDQHLLNNSSKSYSSLIHPLDRNFVREETESAIASRTHFDLEYRIVSANGDIKWVWEKGKGIYAPTGELLYLVGIIQEITGKRRNEQEKSFLFGLTKVINTANNLETALLHTIQEICQITRWDFAEVWLPNFEGNVYNYSVAWYRKDNPYFDNFPLTLADFQQHSYDFCFHFEEGLPGKVWAEKKAMWWQNIHRDSNFLRKNYAKQSGLKTALGIPVMVGDEIIAIFVFFTHKSLSINYDLINFLETITSQLGSFLKQKQIETQLRQSQKQLANIVDSSLGVFFRISYNTQWGKDYISQGCVALTGYTPNELMENDKINLVKITHPLDLQGVLETIKNSLNKKVIYSIEYRIFTKDNQVKWLWEKGKGIFDSQGQLLGIEGIITDIGDRPCTEKLLSQVEDRYRNFFENAVEGIFQTTVDGYYLSANKALAKIYGYDTPIQLIKNLNDIENRLYVQPHRRKQFVQLLEENEVISNFESEVYRSDGTTIWISENARAVRNVKGDLLYYEGTVEDITKYKLAQEKLHRQAFYDQLTQLPNRSLFMQKLTQCLDKLKQDSTDEYQFSILFLDCDRFKAVNDSLGHGVGDLLLVAIGERLRNCLGEKEIVARLGGDEFTILWDGIDNIKEVINLAEKINNAFKPPFVINKHQLFCGISIGIFFSSSLEKEQYNRLSPPQILQYADTALYKAKSQKRSYYQVFQGDMHNEALAELQLENEIRQGLEAEEFILYYQPIINLTNNQLKGFESLIRWNHPQKGIVTPFHFINLAEQTGLIIPMGLWVLKEGCKQLNKWQNNILNSSNNYKTIPIISINLSSQELNSEKFLPTLDNILKETQVNPEYIKLEITESSPIFQEQSTQYILDAIVDRNIQLWIDDFGTGYSSLSYLHRLPINGLKLDRCFVTNIEANQKKAKMIKAILSLAFDLGVEVIIEGIETEKQLEIIREMGCMWGQGYLFSHPLPPEKADKLISE encoded by the coding sequence ATGGATTCTAAAAATAAAGAAAAACAAGAGAAAAACTATCATTCTTTGACTAATCTTTATGAATCTATATATTTGACTGGAAATCTGGATAACATAAATCTTAATGGGGAAACTATCGATAAACCTATTGCTTTATTCCGTAGAGATGATTTTGGGTTAATTTCGGGAAATCATCTTTTTCAGGAGAAGTTTGTCACACCTAAATCAAAGTCCCATTTACAAGACTATATTAAACCTTATACCATTCGAGAAATTTTAGGTTTTTCACAGGGAAATTGTTTTTTAGTAAAACCTTTAACGAATCATAACTATTTTTCGGGAGAGTTAAATTCTTGTTATAGTTACGAGTTTGAGTTATATAACTTATCTATTAGCACGGTTACTTGGAAATCAGAAAAGGTTATTGCTGTTATTTTTCACCCTCTTTCTACCCATTCCATTATTGACTGTGCAACTCGTCTTTCTCAACTATCTTCTTTAATTAGTAACTTACCTGTGGTGGTGTATCAATGTCGTAATGATAAATATTGGACAATGGATTACATCAGCAAAAATTGTTGGGATTTAACAGGTTATGAAGATCAACACTTACTAAATAATAGCTCCAAATCTTATTCTAGTTTAATTCATCCTCTCGATCGCAATTTTGTTCGAGAAGAAACCGAAAGCGCGATCGCATCTCGTACTCATTTTGATTTAGAATATAGAATCGTTAGCGCTAATGGCGATATAAAATGGGTGTGGGAAAAAGGAAAAGGAATCTATGCCCCTACAGGAGAATTATTATATTTAGTCGGGATAATTCAAGAAATTACAGGTAAAAGGAGAAATGAACAAGAAAAATCTTTTCTCTTTGGTTTAACAAAAGTTATAAATACTGCCAATAACCTAGAAACCGCATTATTGCACACGATACAGGAAATATGTCAGATTACCCGATGGGATTTTGCCGAGGTGTGGCTACCCAATTTTGAGGGTAATGTTTATAACTATTCTGTGGCATGGTATCGCAAAGATAATCCTTATTTTGATAATTTCCCTTTAACCTTGGCAGATTTTCAACAACATAGTTATGACTTTTGCTTTCACTTTGAAGAAGGCTTACCGGGGAAAGTTTGGGCAGAAAAAAAGGCAATGTGGTGGCAAAATATACATCGAGATTCTAATTTTTTGAGGAAAAACTATGCCAAACAATCGGGCTTAAAAACCGCTTTAGGTATTCCTGTGATGGTGGGAGATGAAATTATTGCTATTTTCGTCTTTTTTACCCATAAATCCTTATCTATCAACTACGATTTAATTAATTTTCTCGAAACAATTACTTCTCAACTGGGTAGTTTTCTCAAACAAAAGCAAATTGAAACCCAATTACGTCAAAGTCAAAAACAATTAGCCAATATAGTTGATTCTAGTTTAGGAGTCTTTTTTCGTATCAGTTATAATACTCAATGGGGAAAAGACTATATTAGTCAGGGTTGTGTGGCTTTAACTGGTTATACCCCCAATGAGTTGATGGAAAATGACAAAATTAATCTTGTCAAAATTACTCATCCTTTAGACTTACAAGGAGTTTTAGAAACCATCAAAAACAGTTTGAATAAGAAAGTTATTTATAGTATCGAGTATCGTATTTTCACCAAAGATAATCAAGTTAAATGGTTATGGGAAAAAGGAAAAGGTATCTTTGATTCTCAAGGGCAACTATTAGGCATTGAAGGTATTATAACCGATATAGGCGATCGCCCCTGCACAGAAAAATTATTATCTCAAGTAGAAGACAGGTATCGCAACTTTTTTGAGAATGCAGTAGAAGGTATATTTCAAACTACCGTTGATGGTTATTATCTTTCTGCCAATAAAGCCTTAGCTAAAATTTATGGTTATGACACTCCCATTCAACTAATTAAAAACCTCAATGATATAGAAAATCGTCTTTATGTACAACCCCACCGCCGTAAGCAATTTGTTCAACTATTAGAAGAAAATGAGGTTATTAGCAACTTTGAATCAGAAGTTTATCGCAGTGATGGTACAACCATTTGGATTTCAGAAAATGCAAGAGCCGTACGTAATGTTAAAGGAGATTTACTCTACTATGAAGGTACTGTAGAAGATATAACCAAATATAAGTTAGCGCAAGAAAAACTCCATCGTCAAGCATTTTATGATCAACTAACTCAATTACCCAATCGTAGTTTATTTATGCAAAAACTAACTCAATGTTTAGATAAACTCAAACAAGATTCCACCGATGAATATCAGTTTAGCATTTTATTCCTAGATTGCGATCGCTTCAAAGCCGTTAATGATAGTTTAGGCCATGGCGTGGGAGATTTATTATTAGTTGCCATTGGTGAGAGACTGCGTAACTGTTTAGGAGAAAAAGAAATTGTTGCTAGATTGGGAGGAGATGAATTTACTATTCTCTGGGATGGAATTGACAATATCAAAGAAGTAATTAATTTAGCAGAGAAAATCAATAATGCTTTTAAACCACCTTTTGTTATTAATAAACATCAATTATTTTGTGGTATCAGTATTGGTATTTTTTTTAGTAGTAGTTTAGAAAAAGAACAATATAACCGTCTTAGCCCACCTCAAATTTTACAATATGCAGATACAGCTTTATATAAAGCAAAATCCCAAAAAAGATCTTATTATCAAGTTTTTCAAGGAGATATGCACAATGAAGCTCTTGCAGAATTACAATTAGAAAATGAAATTAGACAAGGCTTAGAAGCAGAAGAATTTATCCTTTATTATCAACCTATAATTAATTTAACTAATAATCAATTAAAAGGCTTTGAAAGTCTAATTAGATGGAATCACCCTCAAAAAGGAATAGTCACACCTTTTCATTTTATCAATTTAGCAGAACAAACAGGCTTAATTATTCCTATGGGTTTATGGGTATTAAAAGAAGGATGTAAACAGTTAAATAAATGGCAAAATAACATTTTAAATTCTTCAAATAACTATAAAACAATTCCCATTATTAGTATTAACTTATCCAGTCAGGAATTAAATAGTGAAAAATTTTTACCCACTCTTGATAATATTCTCAAAGAAACCCAAGTTAATCCCGAATATATAAAGTTAGAAATAACAGAAAGTTCCCCTATTTTTCAAGAACAATCAACTCAGTATATACTAGATGCGATCGTCGATCGCAATATACAATTATGGATAGATGATTTTGGCACAGGATACTCCAGTCTTAGCTATTTACATAGATTACCAATCAACGGCTTAAAACTCGATCGCTGTTTTGTTACAAATATAGAAGCAAATCAAAAAAAAGCAAAAATGATTAAAGCAATTTTATCTCTAGCCTTCGATTTAGGAGTAGAAGTAATTATCGAAGGAATAGAAACAGAAAAACAGCTAGAAATCATCCGAGAAATGGGTTGTATGTGGGGACAAGGTTATTTATTTTCCCATCCCCTACCCCCAGAAAAAGCCGATAAATTAATTAGTGAATAG
- a CDS encoding WD40 repeat domain-containing protein, which yields MILMIGWFEWAEYLSIVLTIIGLCLSLTIDNQILFIIAITFTLILSLINRFRSENRTKARIAGALGLQMRRFSAEVAEVKETIDEYIEKQKAVITPPKLASNTPKSDNQIIASLQDDLDSINKSVTSIIEYIKEHKLELRLKTLEQLYQANQNINKSQNFPNSSIKLPDKNALTKTVNYDLEPPPKIAWKCIHIINAHQQSVTDLTITKDNNYLLTTSWDQYLRLWSLETGIEVDGVEISEQGVVAVCVNDLDYINYGIATGGLDQDVKIWSLKGDKNKSWRLSLEHTMSLHEGSINGLAIANEQKILLSGSSDQTLKQWDLETGRLLSSSFDESGAIGAVSVCEKHEYVAVGGGDGVISLWQLAGENKLGALIGNMSSLDTIAIDSTGELIAGGCADGSIKIWRLPTTTFSLYLEIEPFLELKGHQGQVMDLCFSPDDKLLYSAGTDGLIKIWHPSSASELGHLKISDDNRIFSLSLSKDGTILAAGGVDGTVKIWQQSTL from the coding sequence ATGATTTTGATGATCGGTTGGTTTGAATGGGCTGAATATTTAAGTATTGTATTAACTATTATAGGTTTATGTCTTAGCCTCACCATAGACAATCAGATTCTATTTATTATTGCCATTACCTTCACCCTAATTCTCAGTTTAATCAACCGTTTTCGCTCTGAAAATCGAACAAAGGCAAGAATTGCAGGGGCTTTAGGTTTACAAATGAGACGTTTTTCGGCAGAAGTTGCCGAGGTTAAAGAAACGATTGATGAATATATTGAGAAACAGAAAGCCGTTATAACTCCTCCTAAGTTAGCCAGTAATACCCCTAAATCTGATAATCAAATTATAGCCTCTTTACAAGATGATCTCGATAGTATCAATAAATCTGTTACTAGCATAATTGAGTATATTAAAGAACATAAATTAGAATTAAGATTAAAAACTTTAGAGCAGTTATATCAAGCCAATCAAAACATTAATAAAAGTCAAAATTTCCCTAATTCATCCATAAAATTACCTGACAAAAATGCTTTAACTAAAACAGTTAATTATGATTTAGAACCACCACCAAAAATTGCTTGGAAATGTATTCATATTATTAATGCCCATCAGCAATCGGTTACAGATTTAACAATTACAAAAGATAATAATTATTTGTTAACCACTTCATGGGATCAATATTTGCGATTATGGTCTTTAGAAACAGGAATTGAAGTTGATGGGGTCGAAATTTCTGAGCAAGGCGTTGTTGCTGTTTGCGTGAATGATCTTGATTATATAAACTATGGTATTGCTACGGGGGGATTAGATCAAGATGTCAAAATTTGGTCATTAAAAGGAGATAAAAATAAATCTTGGCGTTTATCATTAGAACACACTATGAGTCTTCATGAAGGTTCAATCAATGGTTTAGCCATTGCTAATGAGCAGAAAATCCTTTTAAGTGGTAGTTCAGATCAAACTTTAAAACAATGGGATTTAGAGACAGGAAGACTTTTATCTAGTAGTTTTGACGAGAGTGGCGCTATCGGTGCAGTGTCAGTTTGTGAAAAACATGAATATGTTGCGGTGGGGGGAGGCGATGGAGTTATTAGTCTATGGCAGTTGGCAGGGGAAAATAAATTAGGGGCATTAATTGGCAATATGTCTTCCTTAGATACGATCGCAATTGATAGTACAGGAGAATTAATAGCAGGAGGTTGTGCGGATGGTTCAATTAAAATTTGGCGTTTACCTACAACAACATTTAGTCTTTACCTAGAAATAGAACCTTTTTTAGAGTTAAAAGGACATCAAGGACAAGTGATGGATTTATGTTTTAGCCCTGATGATAAATTATTATACAGTGCAGGAACAGACGGTTTAATAAAAATTTGGCATCCTAGTAGCGCATCAGAATTAGGACACTTAAAAATAAGTGATGACAATCGTATTTTTTCCTTATCCTTAAGTAAAGATGGAACTATCTTGGCCGCTGGGGGAGTTGATGGAACTGTTAAAATTTGGCAACAATCGACTTTGTAA
- the ureG gene encoding urease accessory protein UreG, which yields MTFRIGIAGPVGSGKTALLDALCKNMREKYSLAAVTNDIYTQEDAQFLVRSQSLTPDRIKGVETGGCPHTAIREDASINIEAIEELETTFKDLDIVFVESGGDNLAATFSPELVDLTIYVIDVSAGDKIPRKGGPGITKSDLLVINKIDLAPYVGASLEVMTRDSKKMRGDKPFIFTNLKTGEGLEKVIDFIQFHLH from the coding sequence ATGACATTTAGAATCGGCATCGCAGGACCTGTTGGATCGGGCAAAACGGCTCTTTTAGACGCTTTATGCAAAAATATGCGGGAAAAATACTCCCTCGCCGCCGTCACTAACGATATTTATACCCAAGAAGATGCTCAATTTTTGGTGCGATCGCAGTCCTTAACTCCCGATAGAATTAAAGGAGTAGAAACGGGGGGATGTCCTCATACCGCTATTAGGGAGGATGCTTCCATTAATATAGAGGCGATCGAGGAATTGGAAACAACTTTTAAGGATTTAGATATTGTCTTTGTAGAAAGCGGCGGAGACAACCTAGCGGCGACATTTAGCCCTGAGTTAGTGGACTTGACCATTTATGTCATAGATGTGTCCGCAGGGGATAAAATACCCCGTAAAGGAGGACCCGGTATCACAAAATCTGACCTATTGGTAATCAATAAAATTGACTTAGCTCCCTATGTTGGTGCAAGTTTAGAAGTGATGACGAGGGATTCTAAAAAAATGCGCGGTGATAAACCTTTTATTTTCACTAATTTAAAAACAGGAGAAGGATTAGAAAAAGTGATTGATTTTATTCAATTTCATCTTCATTAA